A region from the Polaribacter sp. Hel1_33_78 genome encodes:
- a CDS encoding LytTR family DNA-binding domain-containing protein — protein MKKDKLYFLTFLSIAIIFLVVALIASQYFIKVSANQLIEVQVESSKREAGEFAKLIDFQLSSGLKREEVVTNIQEIIENSDIDTWFISVFNWSGEEVCHPDKTKVGEQVNSNETLLSSLKEKNNSDDLFDLLMGKSNTSTSEIIHISPIKNSDLIIAANVNIKSISLQMSALKSNFYLIFLIMGILVIIFSFIAVRVIGSAYEKQLELKNSSLTSEVVNLSKLNIDLVSYKEKVAVIPEQNTIEESSENEKQRILTYIRNELVPISIKDIAYIYTENTITYVVCFDDKKSTTNMSLDDMYTYLNPTLFFRANRQFIISIRAIDKIIRYGNSQLKILLQSKTSEEIIISKNKAAEFKQWLNI, from the coding sequence ATGAAAAAAGACAAACTTTACTTTTTAACTTTTTTATCTATTGCAATCATCTTTTTAGTTGTGGCTTTAATTGCATCACAATATTTTATTAAAGTTAGCGCAAATCAATTAATTGAAGTACAAGTAGAGTCTAGTAAAAGAGAAGCTGGTGAGTTTGCAAAATTGATTGATTTTCAGTTGTCATCGGGATTAAAAAGGGAGGAAGTTGTTACTAATATTCAAGAAATTATAGAAAATTCTGATATAGATACCTGGTTTATTAGTGTGTTTAATTGGAGCGGAGAAGAGGTTTGTCACCCAGATAAAACGAAAGTGGGTGAGCAAGTGAATTCTAATGAAACATTATTATCCTCATTAAAAGAAAAGAATAATTCTGATGATTTGTTTGATTTGTTGATGGGTAAAAGTAATACGTCAACTTCAGAAATCATCCACATTTCTCCAATTAAAAACTCTGATTTAATTATTGCTGCAAATGTCAATATTAAAAGCATTTCACTGCAAATGAGTGCATTAAAATCCAACTTTTATCTCATTTTTTTAATTATGGGTATTCTAGTAATTATATTTTCTTTTATCGCGGTTAGAGTTATTGGTAGTGCTTATGAGAAACAATTAGAATTAAAAAATTCTTCATTAACATCAGAAGTAGTAAACCTTTCTAAATTAAATATAGATTTGGTTTCTTATAAAGAGAAAGTTGCAGTAATACCTGAGCAAAACACAATAGAAGAATCTTCAGAAAATGAAAAACAAAGAATTCTTACCTATATAAGAAATGAATTAGTGCCTATATCTATTAAAGACATCGCCTATATTTATACAGAGAACACAATTACCTACGTTGTTTGTTTTGATGATAAGAAATCAACCACAAATATGAGTTTGGATGATATGTATACTTATTTAAACCCTACTTTGTTTTTTAGAGCAAACAGACAATTTATTATTAGTATTAGAGCTATTGATAAAATTATAAGATATGGCAATAGCCAACTTAAAATATTGCTACAATCTAAAACATCCGAAGAGATTATAATCAGTAAAAACAAAGCTGCAGAATTTAAGCAGTGGTTAAATATATAG
- a CDS encoding DUF5777 family beta-barrel protein has product MKNKIIFQFLTIVFVFLNSSINGQGLLDKLYKEFPDKPIYEIATFKTTRIGLGHSIETRKKGTLEISIYNRYWNIPNFEGQRFLADVVSTRYGLDYAFSDSFTFGLGYTNHDEVLDGFLKYKLLRQIKNSNKGLISITLLQGFSHRSIKNIVDNLYQPITNSSDKYAFTSQLLMARKFNSKFSFQITPTFIHKQTSSLTESPNNQFAAGFGGRHKIGSHASIVSEYFYVVNPLKTIDTYNAFMVGVNWELSHLLLQFQITNARSFAEDAFISQTKNNFNAKDGNFHFGFNATFVLQTRKKKI; this is encoded by the coding sequence ATGAAGAATAAAATAATATTTCAATTCCTTACAATAGTATTTGTTTTTTTAAATTCTTCTATAAACGGACAAGGTTTATTAGACAAATTATACAAAGAATTTCCAGACAAGCCAATTTACGAAATTGCCACATTCAAAACGACAAGAATTGGTTTAGGACATTCAATAGAGACAAGAAAAAAGGGCACTTTAGAAATATCTATCTACAATAGATATTGGAACATTCCTAATTTTGAAGGACAACGTTTTTTAGCTGATGTTGTTAGTACACGTTATGGTTTAGATTATGCTTTTTCTGATAGTTTCACTTTTGGTTTAGGGTATACCAATCATGATGAAGTTTTAGACGGCTTTCTAAAATATAAGCTTTTAAGGCAAATTAAAAATTCTAATAAAGGGTTGATAAGCATCACTTTATTACAAGGCTTTTCTCATAGAAGCATAAAAAATATAGTTGATAATTTATATCAACCAATTACTAATTCTTCAGATAAATATGCATTTACAAGTCAACTTTTAATGGCAAGAAAGTTTAATTCTAAGTTTTCTTTCCAAATTACACCTACTTTTATTCACAAACAAACTAGCTCTTTAACCGAAAGTCCAAATAATCAGTTTGCCGCTGGTTTTGGGGGAAGACATAAAATTGGTAGCCATGCTTCTATTGTCTCAGAATATTTTTATGTGGTAAATCCTTTAAAAACAATTGATACTTATAATGCTTTTATGGTTGGTGTTAATTGGGAATTAAGTCATTTATTATTGCAATTTCAAATTACAAATGCAAGAAGTTTTGCAGAAGACGCTTTTATTAGTCAAACTAAAAACAATTTCAATGCAAAAGATGGTAATTTTCACTTCGGATTTAATGCAACTTTTGTTTTGCAAACTAGAAAGAAAAAAATATAA
- a CDS encoding YceI family protein, which produces MNKLIPLFLLFFYFVDFGQEHQQFIARQGQISFFSYTSVENIEAKNNQVLSILDIEKQELAISMLMRAFVFKKDLMYEHFNESYIESDMYPKANFIGKIIDFDKKNQKKQIKIIRGKITIHGITKEIDLKTTIESIDNNYILSGNFDILVNDFQIKIPPILSSNIAKTISIKFRFQYQPYEE; this is translated from the coding sequence ATGAATAAATTAATTCCACTATTTTTATTGTTTTTTTATTTTGTAGATTTTGGACAAGAACACCAACAATTTATTGCTAGACAAGGTCAAATTTCTTTTTTTTCCTACACTTCTGTTGAAAACATTGAAGCTAAAAATAATCAGGTTTTAAGTATCTTAGACATTGAAAAACAAGAACTTGCCATAAGTATGTTGATGCGTGCTTTTGTTTTTAAAAAGGATTTAATGTATGAACATTTTAACGAAAGTTATATTGAATCAGACATGTACCCAAAAGCAAACTTTATTGGAAAAATTATTGATTTTGATAAAAAAAACCAAAAAAAACAAATAAAAATTATTCGTGGAAAAATTACTATACATGGAATTACAAAAGAAATAGACCTTAAAACCACCATCGAAAGCATAGATAACAATTATATTTTATCAGGAAATTTTGATATTTTAGTAAATGATTTTCAAATTAAAATTCCGCCAATTTTATCCAGTAATATTGCCAAAACCATTTCTATAAAATTTAGATTTCAATACCAGCCTTATGAAGAATAA
- the carB gene encoding carbamoyl-phosphate synthase large subunit, whose product MPKRKDLNSILIIGSGPIVIGQACEFDYSGSQSLRSLREDGIETILINSNPATIMTDPSMADHIYLLPLTTKSIIQILKEHPQIDAVLPTMGGQTALNLCIEADDKGIWEDFGVKLIGVDIDAINVTEDREQFRELMLKIDVPMAPQATATSFLKGKEIAQEFGFPLVIRSSYTLGGAGASIVYKPEDFDELLSRGLEASPIHEVMIDKAMMGWKEYELELLRDRNDNVVIICSIENMDPMGIHTGDSITVAPAMTLSDKTFQKMRDMAIHMMRSIGDFEGGCNVQFAVSPDEKEDIIAIEINPRVSRSSALASKATGYPIAKVATKLAIGYSLDELENGITKSTSALFEPTLDYVIVKIPRWNFDKFEGSDRTLGLQMKSVGEVMGIGRSFQEALHKATQSLEIKRNGLGADGKGYTDYNQIIDKLTNASWDRVFAIYDAIAIGIPLSKIYDITKIDMWYLKQYEELFQLQKEISTHTIETIERDLLLEAKQKGYGDRQIAHMLSCLESQVYAKRDALKIQRVFKLVDTCAAEFKAKTPYYYSTFENEIETVDGEIIIANESIVTDKKKIIVLGSGPNRIGQGIEFDYCCVHGVLAAAECGYETIMINCNPETVSTDFDTADKLYFEPVFWEHIYDIIRHEKPEGVIVQLGGQTALKLAEKLTKYGIKIIGTSFEALDLAEDRGSFSTLLKNNNIPYPEFGIAETADEALVLADELDFPILVRPSYVLGGQGMKIVINKEELVEHVVDLLGRMPGNKLLLDHYLDGAIEAEADAICDADGNVYIIGIMEHIEPCGIHSGDSNATLPAFNLGEFVMQQIKDHTYTIARELKTVGLINVQFAIKHDVVYIIEANPRASRTVPFIAKAYKEPYVNYATKVMLGHNKVTDFDFNPQLDGYAIKQPVFSFNKFPNVNKKLGPEMKSTGESILFIDSLKDDEFYNLYSRRKMYLSK is encoded by the coding sequence TTAAAAGAGCATCCACAGATTGATGCAGTTTTGCCAACGATGGGTGGTCAAACAGCATTAAATTTATGTATTGAAGCTGATGATAAAGGAATTTGGGAAGATTTTGGAGTAAAATTAATTGGTGTAGATATTGATGCTATTAATGTTACTGAGGATAGAGAACAGTTTAGAGAGTTAATGTTGAAAATTGATGTGCCAATGGCGCCTCAAGCAACAGCAACATCATTCTTAAAAGGAAAAGAAATTGCACAAGAATTCGGTTTTCCATTAGTAATTCGATCTTCATATACCTTAGGAGGAGCAGGGGCATCTATTGTTTATAAGCCGGAAGATTTTGATGAGCTATTAAGCCGAGGTTTAGAAGCATCACCTATTCATGAAGTGATGATTGATAAAGCCATGATGGGATGGAAAGAATATGAGCTAGAGTTATTACGAGATAGAAATGATAATGTAGTAATTATTTGTTCTATTGAAAATATGGATCCAATGGGAATTCATACAGGAGATTCTATTACAGTCGCTCCAGCAATGACACTGTCTGATAAAACTTTTCAGAAAATGCGTGATATGGCCATTCATATGATGCGCTCTATTGGTGATTTTGAAGGAGGTTGTAATGTTCAGTTTGCAGTTTCTCCTGACGAAAAAGAAGATATTATTGCCATCGAAATTAATCCACGTGTTTCGCGTTCATCCGCCTTAGCGAGTAAAGCTACCGGTTATCCGATTGCAAAAGTTGCCACAAAATTAGCTATTGGATATTCTTTAGATGAACTAGAAAACGGAATTACAAAATCTACATCCGCTTTATTCGAGCCAACTTTAGATTATGTAATTGTAAAAATTCCGCGATGGAATTTTGATAAATTCGAAGGTTCAGACAGAACTTTAGGATTACAAATGAAATCTGTTGGTGAGGTAATGGGAATTGGACGTTCTTTTCAAGAAGCATTACATAAAGCAACTCAATCTTTAGAAATAAAAAGAAATGGTTTAGGTGCAGACGGAAAAGGCTACACAGATTATAACCAAATTATAGATAAATTAACAAACGCAAGTTGGGATCGTGTCTTTGCGATTTATGATGCTATAGCTATTGGAATTCCTTTGAGTAAGATTTATGATATCACAAAAATTGATATGTGGTATTTAAAACAGTATGAAGAGTTGTTTCAATTGCAAAAAGAAATTTCTACACATACAATTGAGACTATAGAAAGAGATTTATTATTAGAGGCTAAACAGAAAGGTTATGGAGATAGGCAAATAGCTCATATGTTGAGTTGTTTGGAAAGTCAGGTTTACGCAAAAAGAGATGCTTTAAAGATACAGCGTGTTTTTAAATTAGTAGATACATGTGCTGCTGAATTTAAAGCAAAAACCCCGTATTATTACTCAACTTTTGAAAATGAAATTGAAACTGTTGATGGCGAAATTATTATTGCAAACGAAAGTATTGTAACAGACAAGAAGAAAATAATAGTTTTAGGTTCTGGTCCAAATAGAATTGGACAAGGAATTGAGTTCGATTACTGTTGTGTTCATGGAGTTTTAGCAGCTGCAGAATGTGGTTATGAAACAATTATGATTAATTGCAATCCTGAAACGGTTTCTACAGATTTTGATACTGCTGATAAATTATACTTTGAGCCTGTTTTTTGGGAACATATTTATGATATTATTCGTCATGAAAAGCCAGAAGGAGTTATTGTTCAGTTGGGTGGGCAAACTGCATTGAAGTTAGCTGAAAAATTAACTAAATACGGTATTAAAATTATAGGTACTTCTTTTGAAGCATTAGATTTAGCAGAAGATAGAGGTAGTTTTTCTACATTGTTAAAAAATAATAATATTCCGTATCCAGAATTCGGAATTGCAGAAACTGCGGATGAAGCTTTGGTTTTAGCCGATGAGTTGGATTTTCCGATTTTAGTAAGGCCTTCATATGTTTTAGGGGGTCAAGGAATGAAAATTGTAATCAACAAAGAAGAGTTAGTTGAGCATGTTGTAGATTTATTAGGCAGAATGCCTGGTAATAAATTATTGTTAGATCATTATCTAGATGGCGCAATTGAAGCTGAAGCAGATGCAATTTGTGATGCTGATGGAAATGTTTACATTATCGGAATTATGGAACATATAGAACCTTGTGGGATTCATTCAGGAGATTCTAATGCAACCTTGCCTGCTTTTAATTTAGGTGAGTTTGTAATGCAGCAAATTAAAGATCATACATATACAATTGCGAGAGAATTAAAGACTGTCGGATTGATCAATGTTCAGTTTGCTATCAAACATGATGTTGTTTATATTATAGAAGCAAATCCTAGAGCTTCTAGAACCGTGCCTTTTATAGCAAAAGCCTATAAAGAACCGTACGTAAATTATGCAACGAAAGTAATGTTGGGCCACAATAAAGTGACTGATTTCGATTTTAATCCACAATTGGATGGATATGCAATTAAACAACCAGTTTTCTCATTTAACAAGTTTCCGAATGTGAATAAGAAACTAGGACCAGAAATGAAATCTACAGGTGAAAGTATTTTATTTATCGATAGTTTAAAAGACGATGAATTTTACAACTTATACTCTAGACGTAAAATGTATTTGAGTAAATAA